The DNA sequence GTGCGGATCCGGAAGTTCTTCAAAACCTACAATCATCACGGGAGTAGACGGTGTAGCTTCTTTAATCCTTCTACCTTTGTCATCTATAAGTGCTTTAACCTTTCCGTAAGACTTACCCGCAACGACGTAATCGCCAACTTTTAGAACACCATCCTTAACGATAGCGTTGGCAACCGGGCCATAACCTTTGTCAAGTTTCGTTTCGATCGTGACCGCCCTGACGGGCTCATCCGGAATACACCTAATATCCTGCATCTCGGCAACCAAGAGAATCATCTCAAGAAGGGTATCAACATTCGTTCCATTTCTTGCGGATATAGGAACGACGATCGTATCTCCACCCCACTCCTCTGGAATGAGGTTCAGCTTCGTAACCAAATCTTGCTTTGTGAGTTCAACGTTCGCGTTGGGTTTATCTATCTTGTTTATAGCAACAATTATCGGCACGTTAGCGGATTTAGCATGGTTGTACGCCTCGATCGTCTGAGGCATCACACCGTCATCAGCTGCAACAACGAGCACTACGATATCCGTTGCCTGGGCTCCACGTGCACGCATTTCCGTGAACACTTCGTGACCGGGTGTGTCTATGAACGTAATCTTCTTACCGTCAACCTCAACCTGATAAGCACCGATACTTTGCGTGATTCCGCCTTCTTCCTTTTCGGCAATCCTTGTCTTCCTGATATAATCCAGGAGGGTTGTCTTTCCATGGTCAACGTGCCCCATCACCGTAACAACGGGAGGTCGAGGCACAAGCTTGTCCTTATCCTTGTAGAGTTCCTCAAATTTCCTCTTAAGTTCCTCGAGAGGATTCTCGATAACAACCTGCTCTTTTGGTTCGGCCTCTTCAAAAGTCAAGCGCACATCGTAGAGTTTCGCGATTTTCTTTGCAAGTGAAATGGACAAAGGCTGGCCAGGTTTCAAGACCTCACCGCGCATGAAGAAATCTTGAATTATTCTGTTTTGCGGAACTTTGATCTTTTCCGCAAACTTATCGAGTCGGAGATCTTCCTCCGTAATGTGAACGGGAGGTTTCTTTGCCTCGGCCTTTTCCTTTGTTGATTCCTTCTTTGTGGCTTCGACAAGTTCTTCCTCTTCATCGAGCGTTTGCTTGTATATATCCAGAAGGATATTAACCGTTTCCTCGTCGATAAAACTCATGTGGCTCTTAACTTCAATACCGAGCTCCTCGAGTTCGTGCATCAACTCTTTCGTATCCATATCGAGCTGTTTGGCCAGCTCGTAAACCCTTAGACGACCCAAAAACTCCACCTCCCTGAATTTTCAAGGTAATTATAACACAAAATGGAGTTGTTGTCGAGATGTACGACAAGCATCGGAGAAACCCAAACAACACACCTATACTCCTCCTCATTCGAGTATGCATAAGATTTTGAGAGTATGCATAGTTTAACAAGTTTTTCATCGTACTGTAAAATATCATTGTTCCAACACAATTCCTGAAATCCTAACACTTTCCTTAACTCTTATGGGGAGGATGTGGT is a window from the Fervidobacterium thailandense genome containing:
- the infB gene encoding translation initiation factor IF-2 — protein: MGRLRVYELAKQLDMDTKELMHELEELGIEVKSHMSFIDEETVNILLDIYKQTLDEEEELVEATKKESTKEKAEAKKPPVHITEEDLRLDKFAEKIKVPQNRIIQDFFMRGEVLKPGQPLSISLAKKIAKLYDVRLTFEEAEPKEQVVIENPLEELKRKFEELYKDKDKLVPRPPVVTVMGHVDHGKTTLLDYIRKTRIAEKEEGGITQSIGAYQVEVDGKKITFIDTPGHEVFTEMRARGAQATDIVVLVVAADDGVMPQTIEAYNHAKSANVPIIVAINKIDKPNANVELTKQDLVTKLNLIPEEWGGDTIVVPISARNGTNVDTLLEMILLVAEMQDIRCIPDEPVRAVTIETKLDKGYGPVANAIVKDGVLKVGDYVVAGKSYGKVKALIDDKGRRIKEATPSTPVMIVGFEELPDPHSIIYVVESKEKAVEIVEKVKELEARELRKKRQIKLEEILKKMQEEDRKEVKLILKADTVGSLQALQNAIAKMRTKEIDIDIVHAGVGAINTSDVMLASASEAIILGFRVKADNQAAKTAESEGVQIKTYTIIYKLLEELKAALEGMLEPEEVEEKTGVGEIKKVFKISKVGNIAGVQMYEGYVDKSGFVRIYRNGSLVFEGKIESLKHYQQDVQKISAPQECGIKFQNFDDIKEGDELEFYIIKKIPRKLTVLEETKESKESEDLEKEEA